The Vibrio tasmaniensis genome includes a region encoding these proteins:
- a CDS encoding LysR family transcriptional regulator has translation MINPKLIALLPDLASFILVVNEGSFTAAAKQLGVTPSALSKLITRLEKALSVKLFERTTRTLIITQAGQLVYDQSVVMINAAQQAVELSTSDHTEPAGSITVAAPEAFLNSVLQPFVVPFLNQYPEIQLKLRAADGDIDILRQGIDIAFRLTDKPDESLVLKELGKTNLVLCASPDYLDAKGIPHHPTELSEHDCLYLAETDKDHIWDFLKDDEFYTVPVSGRYAVNHSQMRLKGVKEGLGVGIFHDFVIQDALAEGSVVQVLEDWTIKSNYHGAIAMQFAQTKYMPARLRVFIDYAMEHLGDKLAGEIN, from the coding sequence ATGATTAACCCAAAACTCATCGCCCTACTTCCCGATCTCGCCTCGTTTATCTTAGTTGTGAATGAGGGGAGCTTTACCGCCGCAGCAAAACAGCTAGGCGTTACACCTTCAGCGTTGAGTAAATTGATCACACGGCTAGAAAAAGCGCTCTCAGTAAAGCTGTTCGAGCGAACCACTCGTACATTGATCATCACGCAGGCCGGTCAGTTGGTATACGACCAAAGCGTGGTCATGATTAATGCGGCGCAACAAGCGGTTGAGCTTTCTACCTCTGACCATACTGAACCTGCAGGCTCTATAACGGTAGCAGCGCCAGAAGCCTTCTTGAACTCCGTGCTACAGCCTTTCGTTGTTCCATTCTTGAATCAGTACCCTGAGATTCAACTCAAGTTAAGAGCCGCCGATGGCGACATCGACATATTGCGCCAAGGCATCGACATTGCCTTTCGCCTTACCGACAAACCTGACGAGAGTTTGGTATTGAAAGAACTTGGAAAAACAAACCTCGTGTTATGTGCGAGCCCCGACTATTTAGATGCCAAAGGAATCCCTCACCACCCTACCGAGCTTTCTGAGCACGACTGCTTATACCTTGCAGAAACAGATAAAGACCACATTTGGGACTTCCTTAAAGATGATGAGTTTTACACAGTACCCGTCAGCGGACGTTACGCTGTGAACCATTCGCAAATGCGACTAAAAGGTGTGAAAGAAGGTCTAGGCGTAGGTATTTTCCATGACTTTGTCATTCAAGATGCATTGGCTGAAGGTTCTGTAGTGCAAGTGCTGGAAGATTGGACTATCAAGAGTAACTACCATGGCGCTATCGCGATGCAGTTTGCTCAAACCAAGTACATGCCTGCTCGCCTACGTGTATTCATTGATTACGCGATGGAGCACTTAGGTGACAAGTTGGCAGGAGAAATAAACTGA
- the gloA2 gene encoding SMU1112c/YaeR family gloxylase I-like metalloprotein, translated as MLKGIHHAAIICSDYEFSKRFYTEVLKLEVIAENYREARQSYKLDLALPDGAQIELFSFPDAPERPSFPEAQGLRHLAFCVDDVQHVKSYLEEQSIEVEPIRVDEFTGKSFTFFADPDGLPLELYQV; from the coding sequence ATGCTGAAAGGAATACACCACGCCGCCATTATTTGCTCAGACTACGAATTCTCTAAACGCTTTTATACGGAAGTTTTAAAGCTTGAAGTGATTGCTGAGAATTATCGTGAAGCGCGCCAGTCTTATAAGCTTGACTTAGCACTGCCTGATGGCGCTCAAATAGAATTATTTAGCTTCCCTGACGCACCTGAACGACCAAGCTTTCCGGAAGCTCAAGGGCTGAGACATTTAGCCTTTTGTGTTGATGACGTTCAACATGTCAAAAGTTATCTAGAAGAACAAAGCATTGAAGTCGAACCGATTCGAGTTGATGAGTTTACGGGGAAATCATTTACGTTTTTCGCAGACCCAGACGGCCTGCCGCTTGAGCTTTATCAGGTCTAA